The genome window AACATGGTTTTTAATGCACTAGCCTGGACTCGGCTCTCACTGTCGGGTCGCGTCAGGCCCACCAAAGGGTCAGAGACACGCTCCTTTAGGCCTGTGGCTGGTGTGACCCGCACTAACCTTGACGGGATGCTCTTTGATGTTAGCACTCCAATCACCAGTAAACACCATCCAGCACCAAGCTTCAAAGACATTCCAACCTCCACTAACTGTAACTATAAGCCACTTAATCCACTTAATCCAAGTGCTCAAGCTGTCGCATATGTTGAGCGGCAACATAGCTGCTGCCAATTGAGTGAGCATTGGACCTCACAGCGAACAAGTTCACACCTGTCCGTCGAATAACATGGCACCGGTCCTTCGAGCAAGACAGAGCTTATCAAAGGATAAGTTCTCTAGTTACTTTGGCAACCTCAGAAGTCAGCCCTACAACGACCCCAATAACTCGCGGGGCTCGAATCCCCATAGGTATGTGTTATCTGACCAGGGGGCCTATTCTCTTATCCCTCTTACTGATTTTGATGGTGAAGCTTGCGATGCATTGCGTGGAATCCGCTTGGGACTCTAGTAGCAACGGGGTCGTCAGAGAAAACCCTCAGAGTGTGTAAGTTGATCAAGTCTGCGGGCCTGTCCGGCCACTAGAGCGAAGCTGAATGAGATAGGGAATCCTGAAAAGCCTCATGTGAAGTTTTCGACGGAGCTCAAGGGCCACTCGGCATCTGTTGAGAAGGTCGCATTCAACCCAACAAAAGATGCAGAGCTTTGCAGTGTGAGCAGTGACGGCGTGGTCAAGTTCTGGGACGTGAGGACAAAAGCATGCTTCAACGAGGTCAAAGGACTTGGGGACGCTTTTACTCTTGTCTGGGCACCAGATGGGAACACGCTTCTCGTTGGGAACAAGGCAGATACCATCTTCGTTCTGTCGCCATCTCAGTCGACGCCTCTCAGCACGCATCAGCAGTCCGTGCAGACCAACCAGATCGCATTCTGCTGGAGCGGTGAGAAGATCTTCCTCACGACAGCAGAAGGACGTATCCGAGTCTTGTCGTACCCTGGATTTGAACCTGTATTACAGAGCAAACATGGAGAAGAGACGGGCGAGTTTGAGCTCAATGGACATACTTCTTCGTGTCTGACTGCTGATCTACAGCCTACGGGGCGGTATCTGGCAACGGGAGGCTCAGACTCAATTATTGCGTTGTGGGATACAACAGACTGGATCTGCCAGCGAACAATTACGAGGATGGTCGGGCCAGTGAAGAGCCTCAGTGCGTTCCTTTGATATCGATTTATAGTGGATTCGCTAACCTTTTTGACTTCAGGCTTTACGTTCGATGGTAGTTTTGTTGTCGGTGGAAGTGATGAAGGTAAAAATTTCTTTCCCCATGTTTTGGGGTGCTTTTGctaattttttttttttttttttttggtagGATCTGGCCTGGAAGTATCGCATGTCGAGACGGGAGAGCATGTCCACACGTTCAAGACAGCGGGTGCTTGTCCAGTAGTTGCTTGGGCTCCAACACGGTATTGCCTTGCATATAGTGATTTGGGCATTTTGCGGATCGTGGGCGTCGATGTTGACAGGAAATAGGACATATAACCCCTTAGTCACGtttaagtaaataatatGAGTGTCTATAGCGGCCCTTGGAGGCCCTCACTTCTGCAAAAGCAATTGGTACTGTATAGAATATTTCGTCGTCAGTATGCAACCCGTCATAGGCCAGCCTTACTTGTTTCTtatgaagctcttgatagGTTTAGGTCGTGTGTAAGACGGGCTAAATAAGGACCGGCACATCCACGTATGGCCTCGCTATGTGGAAAAGCGGGATGAGCCAAGGCAAATCCGGTCAATGTAGACGAAGAGCATTTGAGGTCATCGTGGCCCAGAGACTGTATGATGGGGGTCTGGTCCTGCTGATGTGCCGCTCATGGATGACAGTCAGTTACAATGGGAAATGTGTATCTTCACTCAGAACGCTATGCAATGTGTTTATATCAAGCTCATCCAATATAGATAGCTTCCGGGTTATACATCTAGTATGTTTGCTATGATATGTGATACTGGGAGGTATCGGAAACAACAGAACGTGCTTTACCTTACAAGAAGGAAACATGCATGCCCGTGTGAGAATAGATGTTGTGTATCATGGCCTCTAGTACTATAGTCAAGTCTTGATTCTTCAACCAAGGGAATAGTTGGGAATTGACCATGACTATTAGGTGTTAGGGTAATTAAAGTTCCCGCAATGTTTACAGTTGATTGTTTCTTTATTATGTCTGTATGAATTCAGTGCTTGTAATGATTAGGTTTCAGTTAACTCTAAACGTGCAGTGGCTAAGTTGTCACCAACGGTTAACCGAGATGCTGAGGAAGTATTGTCGTTATTGAATTGTGGAATTGAGTAACTGTATTTCTGTTTTGCGATCTCATACGAGTACGAGTGTTGTCTCTGGCTTTCTTATTGACACTGatatcattcttctcaaggtTGACGATGATATTTATTCAAGTCGGCCGCCCGCCGACATAAATGGCTGCCACTAGAAGAGCGGAAACAAGCGAAGTGTGTGGCTGTGTTAACCTAGAGGACATATGATATCTGCAAGTAATCGTGGATGTTGACGATATAAGTTCAAGAGATGTGGTAATAACTTCTTGATGACGAATACAGTCATCTTCAGTACTTGGGGATTTTCGTCGAAAATCTCGAGAACAATATTTAATGCTGATTTCCTTTGTACTTGGGTTGTGGAAACAAACTGAGTGATAACCTAAGTGCGAATTGCTACTGTACTATGTAAGTCTCAATGCTATTATTAATCCTCATGCACAACGACCTCCAACCTTGCAAGACTGACGGTACAGTACAAAAGATACTACAACTGTGCAGTACCTCACTGGCCACCTCTGAAAGCCAGCGACATCTTATAGGCGCGCCAGGCAGCCAAGGTGTATCGCGGCAAGCACCCCTCACACGCAAGCTACCTGATAACCGTGGAGCCGTTGGCTACCATTAGAGGGTAAGAGACTCTAGTAGGCTCTAGTTGTTCCCCACCTTCCATCCGACGACTCCCTCAAGGGTTCCCACCTGCCTCCGTCTTTAACTCCGTAACCTTACCTTACTCACGGTGGTGAGCTCGAATCCCATCGCTCCATGCTCCGTATTGCCGTTTATTTGgtccaacaccaacacatTATCTTCCGGACTTTATCAGTGTCGGTCTTCCCTCCTGATTTCCACTTCTGTTATCGCACTCTTAAATATCCGGATCTCTCTCCGGGAGGTGCGGACCCCTACGACCGTGTCATTCAGCCCGTCCAGCATTTCTTATCCCCGCCGTCTGATCAATCGGTTTGCGACACCAACCCTCCGATATCAACAAACACAGCCTTCCAGATAGTCCCCCATGCCGGACTCAAATGAGAAGGGAGCTGGCATCACCGGCAACAAACGTCCGCGAAGCGACGACGCCGATGGGGACGAAACAGCGCCTCAGCAGGAAATACCCGATAATGCGAGCGTTCCCAAGCCAAAACGGCTGGCATGTATGATATGTCGGAAGCGCAAGCTCAAGTGCGATGGAGTCAGGCCTAGCTGCAGTACCTGCTCCCGTCTTGGTCACACTTGCGCCTACGACGAACAGCGGAGGAAGAGTGGTCCTAAGCGTGGTTACGTCAAGGCTCTGGAGGAGCGACTGAGTGAGCCTCTTCCCGACATACTATCAACTATTGGGTTTACTGACGTGCCGCGCCTTTACAGAACAAGTCGAAACGTTGCTGAAAACCCAGGAACCTCCGCAGAATATTCCAAAGAACATCAATGTTGCAATGTCCGGACCACCTCAGACAGCATCCCCTGCGAATCTTAATATCTCAAATGCGCCTATAAACCTTACTGGGGATCATAGTATGGACCAACACTGGAACTTCACCGATAAATCGCCACAGCAAGGAGCCATGGACGACTTCAATTTCAATGCCAGTCTAGATATGGGCATGAACAATGTTGGTGGTACTTTCACATGGGAAATGATTGGTTTGGGTCTCGAGGAGCCTCTGCCTCCCCAAGAAACCATTGACGAGCTTCACCAGATTTATTTCGAGAAGGTTCATCCGTCTATTCCCATGATTCACAAATACCGTTACCTTGCCGCCATGAATCTGTATGTTGTTTCCTCATACTGTGGAAAACTAAAATGTCTAACCAGTTATCACAGCGCTCCGAACCAAAGGCCACCGGTTTGTCTGCGGTATGCCATGTGGACTCTCGCATGTACCATAACAGATAAATATGCAGATCTGAAAGATCTCTTCTACCGTAGAGCGCGGAAGTATGTTGAAGCGGATTACGTCAAGGGTTATGGAGAACACATGATCTCTA of Fusarium oxysporum Fo47 chromosome I, complete sequence contains these proteins:
- a CDS encoding WD40-repeat-containing domain protein → MAPVLRARQSLSKDKFSSYFGNLRSQPYNDPNNSRGSNPHSLRCIAWNPLGTLVATGSSEKTLRVWNPEKPHVKFSTELKGHSASVEKVAFNPTKDAELCSVSSDGVVKFWDVRTKACFNEVKGLGDAFTLVWAPDGNTLLVGNKADTIFVLSPSQSTPLSTHQQSVQTNQIAFCWSGEKIFLTTAEGRIRVLSYPGFEPVLQSKHGEETGEFELNGHTSSCLTADLQPTGRYLATGGSDSIIALWDTTDWICQRTITRMVGPVKSLSFTFDGSFVVGGSDEGSGLEVSHVETGEHVHTFKTAGACPVVAWAPTRYCLAYSDLGILRIVGVDVDRK